A section of the Caballeronia sp. M1242 genome encodes:
- the trmD gene encoding tRNA (guanosine(37)-N1)-methyltransferase TrmD, whose amino-acid sequence MQFDVVTLFPEMFRALTDWGITSRAVKQGRFGLRTWNPRDFTTDNYRTIDDRPYGGGPGMVMLARPLEDAIDAAKTAQREQGIENTRVVMMSPQGAKLDHDRVMRFSQEPGLVLLCGRYEAIDQRLIDRVVDEEVSLGDFVLSGGELPAMALMDAVVRHLPGVLNDAQSAVQDSFVDVLLDCPHYTRPEEYEGVRVPDVLLGGHHKEIDAWRRREALRNTFIKRPDLIERARKSKLLSRADEAWLASLAKDASKPQ is encoded by the coding sequence ATGCAGTTCGATGTCGTGACGCTCTTTCCCGAGATGTTTCGCGCGCTGACCGACTGGGGTATTACCAGCCGGGCGGTGAAGCAGGGGCGGTTCGGTTTGCGTACGTGGAATCCGCGCGATTTCACGACAGACAACTACCGCACCATCGACGACCGTCCTTACGGCGGCGGCCCCGGCATGGTCATGCTGGCGCGTCCGCTGGAAGACGCGATCGATGCGGCCAAGACAGCGCAGCGCGAGCAAGGCATCGAGAACACGCGCGTCGTGATGATGTCGCCGCAGGGCGCGAAGCTGGACCATGATCGCGTGATGCGTTTCTCGCAGGAACCCGGCCTTGTGTTGTTGTGCGGCCGGTACGAAGCGATCGACCAGCGTTTGATCGATCGCGTGGTGGACGAGGAAGTGAGCCTCGGCGACTTCGTGCTGTCGGGCGGCGAATTGCCGGCCATGGCGCTGATGGACGCGGTCGTGCGCCACTTGCCCGGCGTGCTGAACGACGCGCAATCGGCGGTGCAGGACAGTTTCGTCGACGTGTTACTCGACTGTCCGCACTACACGCGCCCGGAGGAATACGAAGGCGTGCGCGTGCCGGATGTGCTGCTCGGCGGCCACCACAAGGAAATCGACGCCTGGCGCAGGCGCGAAGCATTACGCAATACGTTCATCAAGCGGCCCGATCTGATCGAGCGGGCGCGCAAAAGCAAGTTGCTGAGCCGTGCCGACGAGGCGTGGCTTGCAAGTCTCGCGAAGGACGCGTCGAAGCCGCAATAA
- the rimM gene encoding ribosome maturation factor RimM (Essential for efficient processing of 16S rRNA), with protein sequence MPARDPQNGHESGSVSQPKPGQQEGAATFGAFVRKPGARRVAAGVSGAGKPEGVEGIEPAEHLPEDAVEVGFIVDAYGLKGWVKVMPHAHGKSGGDALLTAKRWWLVKNRDRKSARRLQSKVHGDSIVASLAGSDDRDAALTLKGYAVHIARSDFPKLDDEDEFYWVDLIGLDVENEAGVALGRVADMIDNGAHSILRVEYPATNKDGEPVTGERLIPFVGVYVKTVDRAAKRIVVDWDADY encoded by the coding sequence ATGCCCGCGCGTGATCCCCAAAACGGCCACGAGTCCGGTTCCGTCAGTCAACCGAAGCCGGGGCAACAGGAAGGTGCCGCCACGTTCGGCGCGTTCGTCCGCAAGCCGGGCGCGCGCCGCGTGGCGGCCGGCGTTTCGGGCGCAGGCAAGCCCGAAGGCGTCGAGGGCATCGAGCCGGCGGAGCATCTGCCGGAAGATGCAGTCGAAGTCGGTTTCATCGTGGATGCCTACGGCCTGAAGGGCTGGGTCAAGGTCATGCCGCATGCGCACGGCAAGTCGGGCGGCGACGCGCTGCTCACGGCCAAGCGCTGGTGGCTCGTCAAGAATCGCGATCGCAAGTCCGCGCGCCGTCTGCAGTCGAAGGTGCACGGAGATTCGATCGTCGCGAGTCTGGCGGGTAGCGACGACCGCGACGCGGCGCTGACGCTGAAAGGCTACGCGGTGCACATCGCGCGCAGCGACTTTCCAAAGCTCGACGACGAAGACGAGTTCTACTGGGTCGATCTGATCGGCCTCGATGTCGAAAACGAAGCGGGCGTGGCGCTTGGCCGCGTTGCCGACATGATCGACAACGGCGCGCACTCTATCCTGCGGGTCGAGTACCCGGCCACGAACAAGGATGGCGAGCCCGTCACCGGTGAGCGGCTCATTCCGTTCGTCGGCGTGTACGTGAAGACGGTGGATCGGGCGGCGAAGCGTATCGTCGTCGACTGGGACGCCGATTATTGA
- the rpsP gene encoding 30S ribosomal protein S16 — MVIIRLARGGSKKRPFYNIVATDSRSRRDGRFIERVGFYNPVATKGESLRIAQDRLTYWQGVGAQLSPTVERLVKQSKQAQPAA, encoded by the coding sequence ATGGTCATCATCCGCTTGGCTCGTGGCGGCTCGAAGAAGCGCCCGTTCTACAACATCGTCGCAACCGATTCGCGTAGCCGCCGTGACGGCCGCTTCATCGAGCGCGTGGGTTTCTACAACCCGGTCGCCACGAAAGGCGAATCGCTGCGTATCGCTCAAGATCGCCTGACCTACTGGCAAGGCGTCGGCGCGCAACTGTCGCCGACCGTCGAGCGTCTGGTCAAGCAGTCGAAGCAAGCTCAGCCGGCTGCTTAA
- a CDS encoding NINE protein: MTSSSVAAQSESKPAGKAAPPYFRSKTLTAALAFLFGSIGLHRFYLYGMRDKYGWAHIVGIAMGAVGYLLLAATERTSVLGWALALPGAVSLLAAFLSAIVYGLRPDAKWDAQFNAHTGRQSHSGWTVIFVVIFSLLIGAFLLMTGLALTFQTYFEGQVEAAKTLSQ; this comes from the coding sequence ATGACTTCCTCGTCCGTTGCCGCGCAGTCCGAGTCCAAGCCTGCGGGCAAGGCGGCTCCGCCCTACTTCCGTTCGAAAACGCTGACCGCCGCGCTCGCGTTCCTGTTCGGCAGCATCGGGCTTCACCGCTTCTATCTGTATGGCATGCGCGACAAGTACGGCTGGGCGCATATCGTGGGGATCGCGATGGGCGCGGTCGGCTATCTGCTGCTCGCCGCGACCGAGCGTACGTCGGTGCTCGGCTGGGCGCTCGCCCTGCCGGGCGCGGTGTCGCTGCTCGCGGCATTTCTCTCGGCAATCGTCTACGGACTGCGGCCCGACGCGAAGTGGGACGCGCAGTTCAACGCCCATACCGGCCGTCAAAGCCATTCGGGCTGGACGGTGATCTTCGTGGTGATCTTCTCGCTGCTGATCGGCGCGTTCCTTCTGATGACGGGCCTTGCCCTGACGTTCCAGACGTATTTCGAAGGCCAGGTGGAAGCCGCCAAGACGCTGTCGCAATAA